From the genome of Blautia hydrogenotrophica DSM 10507:
CCACTGCTTCTTTCATGGAATCACGCTCAAAAATACCGATTTTTTTGTATGTATATTTTCCGTCAAATCCCCATGGATTTCTCTTTGGTTCCTGGAAATCCGGGAGCTCCACAGGCTCCATCATCTGTCCGAGAGCACCCTCGCCGAGCATTACAACAACGACACGGTATTTCTCAGCCACATCATAGGCTTCCGCGATCATATCCACAGCTTCCTGAATAGAAGACGGACACATCACGATACAGCGGTAATCTCCGTTCCCGCCGCCTCTGGTCTCCCTGTTATAGTCACACTGAGATGTGAACAAGGTTCCAAGACCATTTCCATAACGGCACATATTGATCACAACTGCTGACAGTTCCTCATCAGCTAAAGTAGACACTCCCTCCTGCTTTAAGCTGATACCAGGACCGGAGGATGCGGTCAGGGCACGCACACCGCAGCTTGCAGCTCCAATCACCATATTGATTCCTGCCAACTCACTCTCTGCCTGAATAAAGGTTCCTCCCACTTCCGGCAGTCTCCAGGATAAATATTCCATAATCTCTGTCGTCGGTGTAATGGGATATCCTGCATACATACGAACGCCCGCGCGCACGGCTGCCTCTGCAACTGCAACATTTCCTTTCATCATTTCTGCCATCGTCTTATACCTCCTTACCTAATACGTGGTAAACACCATCTGGACATACGGTATAACAGGTTCCGCATGCCACACATTTTTCATCGTCGATTACCGTATAATGATAACCAGCGGAGTTTGTTTCTTCTGCAAAACTGATCGCTTTTTTAGGACAGTCTACGACACAAAGTCCACATTCTTTGCAGCGTTCTGGTCTTGTTTCAACTTTCATTACTTTTAACCTCCTTCACATTTTCACCTTTTAGAAAATTTCAGAACATCGTTCTATTTTTATTTTACAGTCAGGGATAGCCATGCCATCCCTCCATTATTAAAATGGTCCTAATTGTATTACTGATGCGATTACGCAGAAACTAAATCCTATTATCAACTGCAAGCCCAGCCATTTCGCGATAAACTTCGCCCATCTCACATATGGAACTTTTCCAAACGAGATCGCTGCCATCATCATCGCTCCGGTAGGAATAATACAATTACTGCATCCGTCTCCTAGCTGATAGGCTAAGACTGCTGTCTGTCTGGTAATTCCAACTACGTCCGCCAAAGGTGCCATCAGAGGCATTGTTACCACTGCCTGTCCTGTTCCAGATGGAATAAACAGATTGATCAGAGTCTGTACAAACATCATTAGTCCACCGTTTATCACCTGTGGCGTGTGGGAAAGAGGCTGCGCAAAAGCATTGACTATGGAGTCCAGGATATTTCCATTTTCC
Proteins encoded in this window:
- a CDS encoding 4Fe-4S dicluster domain-containing protein translates to MKVETRPERCKECGLCVVDCPKKAISFAEETNSAGYHYTVIDDEKCVACGTCYTVCPDGVYHVLGKEV
- a CDS encoding 3-methyl-2-oxobutanoate dehydrogenase subunit VorB, with translation MAEMMKGNVAVAEAAVRAGVRMYAGYPITPTTEIMEYLSWRLPEVGGTFIQAESELAGINMVIGAASCGVRALTASSGPGISLKQEGVSTLADEELSAVVINMCRYGNGLGTLFTSQCDYNRETRGGGNGDYRCIVMCPSSIQEAVDMIAEAYDVAEKYRVVVVMLGEGALGQMMEPVELPDFQEPKRNPWGFDGKYTYKKIGIFERDSMKEAVELNAKFKKIKENEQRWESEGIEDAEYVFVAYGLCGRSTLGAVRELRAEGHKVGLIRPITAWPFPEKAFRQINPEVKGIITVEANATGQLVDDAALYTKKALKNNVPAYALPYVYGIPAISKIKEDFLKIKAGEVEEVY